Below is a genomic region from Borreliella mayonii.
TATGAACTGTATGCTCACTACACATTAATCTATAAAGCAAATATGGAAAGACTTAAGAATGCATTAACTCCAACAATAGCTAAAAAACTCGCTCCAATAAATGAGAAAATCAACAGATGTATTGATCTAGTTAATTCTAATGAAAAAAATCTAAAAATATCTAATGATCTGAAATTCAATCAGGAAGGAAAACCTATCTATAAGGAAAGAACATATAATGCAAAATAACACTATTAGATTGGGACTTAATTTACTATCCAGTTTAACCAACATAGCTAAAACTGATACAAACATAGATCATAATTACATCAATACTTTTAGTAGTGTAATAGATTTTTTCTACAAAACATATATTGGAACACTAAAATCTATGGAAACGGCTGAGTCAATGAAAATATTTAAAGAAATACAAGACATTTTAAAATACAATATTGAGATAATAGAGGCTATTTCTACTGATAAAAGTAAAAGAATTATCTCTTCACTTAAAGCAAAACGTAACAAAATTATGAAAGAATATATCAAAATGCTTAAAAGAGGTGAAAATGCTTAAAAGATTGCAGTGTCTACTAATTGCTTTATTGCTATGTTGCACCACTATTGCTAACCTACCAGAAGAACCAAAACCGCCAATTATTCAAACACTAAAATCTTTAGCTAAATATGAAACACAACTTTCAGAGTATGTTATGTACCTAGTAACATTTTTAGCTAAAACAAAAGTTAAAGTTAATGCCCCAAATTATCCAGAATATCCCTATCCAGACTTATCAACAC
It encodes:
- a CDS encoding BlyB family putative holin accessory protein — protein: MQNNTIRLGLNLLSSLTNIAKTDTNIDHNYINTFSSVIDFFYKTYIGTLKSMETAESMKIFKEIQDILKYNIEIIEAISTDKSKRIISSLKAKRNKIMKEYIKMLKRGENA
- a CDS encoding BBA14 family lipoprotein, translating into MLKRLQCLLIALLLCCTTIANLPEEPKPPIIQTLKSLAKYETQLSEYVMYLVTFLAKTKVKVNAPNYPEYPYPDLSTLKDEHSITAVRHNINIYLEYIKKTKPIAEKVYNQYSQLKM
- a CDS encoding BlyB family putative holin accessory protein, whose protein sequence is MKLSKDNLEIGLAAISNLIEIFSKFEDEFDEIAHKGFFLVYELYAHYTLIYKANMERLKNALTPTIAKKLAPINEKINRCIDLVNSNEKNLKISNDLKFNQEGKPIYKERTYNAK